One Pectinophora gossypiella chromosome 21, ilPecGoss1.1, whole genome shotgun sequence genomic region harbors:
- the LOC126376671 gene encoding carbonyl reductase [NADPH] 1-like, with protein MADNNGKFVVNENMAGKVAVVTGANRGLGYEVVRALCERVPEVTVYLTARDEVAGLQAVQELNKLGLNPQFHQLDVTNKQSVANLADFIKATHGGFDYLVNNAAILDYEDVYPDYEAAKKNIDCNYRSLLTIEEYLFPLLREGARVVNISSACGHLSNLRNEAWIKMLKDPELTTEQLNSFVDHYLQSVRDGSFRRQDFADEGRHAEHRVSKVAVTALTMIQARKYASRHISVNALHPGHLATAMARGGGVTSPARAAALVLYALLDASPALSGAFLWHDRRLVDWYDHRGDYHYVHKEL; from the exons atggcggataataACGGAAAATTTGTGGTAAATGAAAATATGGCGGGAAAAGTGGCCGTGGTCACCGGCGCCAACCGGGGGCTGGGATACGAGGTGGTGCGCGCGTTGTGTGAGCGGGTCCCTGAGGTTACCGTCTACCTCACTGCACGAGATGAAGTCGCAGGTCTTCAAGCCGTACAAGAGCTAAACAAACTCGGCCTCAACCCACAGTTCCACCAACTAGACGTTACTAACAAGCAGAGCGTAGCCAACCTCGCAGACTTCATCAAGGCTACACACGGCGGATTCGACTACTTAGTCAACAATGCCGCTATCCTCGACTACGAAGACGTATATCCTGACTACGAAGCTGCTAAGAAGAACATCGACTGTAATTACAGAAGCTTACTGACCATTGAGGAGTACCTGTTTCCGTTATTGAGGGAAGGCGCCAGGGTCGTGAACATATCGAGCGCCTGCGGCCACTTGTCCAATCTCCGCAACGAGGCGTGGATCAAGATGCTGAAGGACCCGGAGCTGACGACGGAGCAGCTGAACAGCTTCGTGGATCACTACCTGCAGAGCGTGAGGGACGGGTCATTCAGGAGACAGGACTTCGCAGACGAGGGTCGCCACGCGGAGCACCGTGTGTCGAAGGTCGCTGTCACTGCGCTCACTATGATACAG GCGCGGAAGTATGCATCGCGGCACATCTCGGTGAACGCGCTGCACCCGGGCCACCTGGCGACGGCGatggcgcgcggcggcggcgtgacGTCGCCGGCGCGCGCCGCGGCCCTCGTGCTGTATGCGCTGCTGGACGCCTCGCCCGCGCTCAGCGGCGCCTTCCTCTGGCACGACCGCCGCCTCGTCGACTGGTACGACCACCGAGGAGACTACCATTACGTGCACAAGGAGTTGTAG